One window of the Daphnia pulex isolate KAP4 chromosome 8, ASM2113471v1 genome contains the following:
- the LOC124200654 gene encoding putative aldehyde dehydrogenase family 7 member A1 homolog: MSITFRLARNFKSFDRLTRFHLYRTMSSQGFLVDHPRYAFLKEDLGLESFNQGVYNGKWFANGMVVQSVSPATGEVIAEVSQGNVDDYDACVVEARKAWSTWADVPAPKRGEIVRQIGVALREKLEPLGKLVSMEMGKILPEGVGEVQEYVDICDYAVGLSRMFEGKVIPSERPNHTLLEMWNPLGTIGIISAFNFPVAVYGWNNALSMICGNTMIWKGAPSTPLCSIATTKIVAQVLEKNNLPGAICSLICGGADVGSAMANDPRLPLISFTGSTKVGKQVAVAVQSRFGRNLLELGGNNAILVDESAPIDLVIRASVFSCAGTSGQRCTTTRRLILHDKVYDTVLAGLVKAYEQLLPRMGDPLESGVLLGPLHNQAAVDSFTATIKEAEALGGHVVFGGKVMTDRPGFFVQPTIITGLKPTASVVMSECFAPILYVLKCQDMDEAMAINNSVDQGLSSSMFTQNLGQIFKWLGPKGSDCGIVNVNIGTSGAEIGGAFGGEKHTGGGRESGSDSWKQYMRRSTCTINYGKDLPLAQGIKFE, translated from the exons ATGTCCATAACTTTCAGATTGGCAAGGAACTTCAAGTCATTTGATAGACTCACTCGTTTCCATCTCTACAGAACAATGTCGAGCCAAGGTTTCTTAGTAGATCATCCCCGTTACGCCTTCCTCAAAGAAGATCTTGGCCTAGAGTCATTCAATCAAGGAGTTTACAATGGCAAATGGTTTGCCAATGGAATG GTGGTCCAATCAGTCTCACCAGCCACAGGTGAAGTCATCGCTGAAGTCTCTCAAGGCAACGTAGATGATTACGATGCATGTGTTGTAGAGGCCAGGAAGGCATGGAGCACTTGGGCTGATGTCCCCGCTCCCAAACGGGGAGAGATTGTCAGGCAGATTGGAGTTGCGCTAAGAGAAAAGCTGGAGCCTCTTGGCAAGCTTGTCTCGATGGAAATGG GTAAAATTCTCCCCGAAGGTGTCGGAGAAGTTCAAGAGTATGTCGACATTTGCGATTACGCAGTCGGCCTCTCGCGAATGTTTGAGGGCAAAGTAATTCCATCAGAGAGACCCAATCACACCCTGCTGGAAATGTGGAATCCTTTGGGAACCATTGGCATCATTTCGGCCTTCAACTTTCCTGTGGCCGTTTACGGCTGGAACAACGCCCTCTCTATG ATTTGTGGCAATACGATGATCTGGAAAGGCGCCCCATCGACACCCTTGTGCAGCATCGCCACCACCAAGATTGTGGCCCAGGTGCTGGAAAAGAACAACCTTCCAGGTGCCATTTGCAGTCTCATCTGTGGTGGAGCTGATGTCGGCAGTGCCATGGCCAACGACCCCCGTCTACCACTCATCTCGTTCACTGGCAGCACCAAAGTTGGCAAGCAGGTGGCCGTGGCCGTCCAGAGCCGATTTGGCCGCAATTTGCTCGAACTGGGCGGCAACAACGCCATTCTGGTCGACGAGAGCGCCCCAATCGATCTAGTCATCCGGGCGTCCGTTTTCTCCTGCGCTGGAACCTCTGGCCAGCGCTGCACAACCACCCGTCGTCTCATTTTACACGACAAGGTCTACGACACGGTCCTGGCCGGTTTGGTCAAAGCCTACGAGCAGCTTTTGCCCAGAATGGGCGATCCCCTCGAGTCTGGCGTCCTGCTGGGCCCACTGCACAATCAGGCGGCCGTCGATTCGTTCACTGCCACCATTAAAGAAGCCGAGGCCCTGGGCGGCCATGTGGTTTTCGGCGGCAAAGTCATGACGGACCGTCCCGGCTTCTTTGTCCAGCCGACCATCATCACGGGATTGAAGCCGACGGCGTCTGTGGTCATGAGCGAATGTTTCGCTCCCATTCTCTACGTGCTCAAGTGCCAGGACATGGACGAGGCCATGGCCATCAACAACAGCGTCGACCAAGGTCTCTCGTCCAGTATGTTCACCCAGAACCTCGGTCAGATCTTCAAG TGGCTGGGACCGAAAGGATCGGACTGCGGGATCGTCAACGTCAACATCGGAACGAGCGGAGCCGAGATTGGTGGCGCTTTTGGCGGTGAGAAACACACGGGAGGCGGCCGGGAGTCTGGATCGGATTCCTGGAAGCAGTACATGCGCCGAAGCACTTGCACAATCAATTACGGCAAAGATTTGCCACTCGCTCAAGGCATCAAATTCGaatga